The DNA sequence ATCTCGTAGATTGTGGTTTGATAAGAACATATGTAACAGTAACAGATTTAAAAATACTTCACAAATGCCGATTATCAGTTAATATAATAAAGTAGGCCTGGTCATTATTGACAAGGGAGTGAATATTGTGGATTTAGTTTGGCAGGAAAAATACAACACCGACATTCCGGAAATGGATAATCAACACCAGACACTTTTCAAAATTATGGAAAAACTGAATGATGATGATTCTAAAGATGACAAGGGCTTGCTGAAGGAACTATATAAATATGCCATTTACCACTATAAAAGCGAAGTAGAACTATTAAATGCGAACTCATACCCGAACATAGAGAACTTGATAGCCTTTTATCAGGAATCACTGGATCAGCTCTTTATAGATATTGGTATGTATATGGCGGGATGTCTCTTTAAAGAGGATGTTCTGTATTCCCTTGAGAGATGGTTTTTAAAGCACACAACAATTTTAAAAAATGAATTTATAAAATACGTTCTGTAAATCTTTCATTGCATCAGACTTCCTCAGCCCGGCTTCTTTCCATTTCAGGAATAATCTCATGACTTCCAACGGCAGAAAAAGGATTCTGATACATCCAGGATCAAAAAAAGGACGAATCCTGCAAGACTCAGAGCCAGTATGCCGGCGTACATCTCCGTATAGGCTATCCGGGACCAGGCATCCATGATATACCAGCCGATTCCCATTCTGGTAGCAAAGGTTTCCGCCAGAAAAAGTATAGCAATCGCCGTTCCCAGAGTCATTCTGAGAGAAGAAAAGATTCGAGGCAGTAGAGCGGGTATGATGATATGCCTCAATTCATCTGCTTTTCGGCCTCCCAGGGAGCGGAGAGAGACGAAATACTGACGATTGATGCCTGCCGTTTCATCCCGTAGATTCAGGAAGAACTGAAAAAAGACAACAAGGGAGACAAAGAAGATCTTGGAAAGATTCCCCAGTCCCAGAAAGAGCAGGATGATGGGCAGAAGAGCGACCTTGGGAACAGGATACAAGAGATAGACCACAGGACTGACCAGGGAATCCACCATCCGGTTCCGACCGGCGGCAATTCCAAGGATGAGAGCGGGAAAGAAAGAGAAGAAGAGAGCCGCAAAAACCCGGAAGAGGGAGGTGATCAGATGAGCTGCCAGAGCTCCTTCCCGGAACTGATGGAGCATTGAAAATAAAACCAGATCGGGAGTGGGAAAGAAGGGTTTATCAATGATCAGGGAACTGCACCACCAGAAGGCGGACAGAAAGATCAGGGGGGGGATCATTCTTTTCATAGACCGCCCTGGGCATGCTGGCCAAACTG is a window from the Oceanispirochaeta sp. genome containing:
- a CDS encoding ABC transporter permease; translation: MKRMIPPLIFLSAFWWCSSLIIDKPFFPTPDLVLFSMLHQFREGALAAHLITSLFRVFAALFFSFFPALILGIAAGRNRMVDSLVSPVVYLLYPVPKVALLPIILLFLGLGNLSKIFFVSLVVFFQFFLNLRDETAGINRQYFVSLRSLGGRKADELRHIIIPALLPRIFSSLRMTLGTAIAILFLAETFATRMGIGWYIMDAWSRIAYTEMYAGILALSLAGFVLFLILDVSESFFCRWKS